DNA sequence from the Sceloporus undulatus isolate JIND9_A2432 ecotype Alabama chromosome 4, SceUnd_v1.1, whole genome shotgun sequence genome:
TAagcaaataataaacaataaataaatgaaataacaaccacactggctctctactaaGGAGTTTAGGGGAAGTGGAACCTAGTCACTAGAGCTCCTGGTGGCAGGAATGTCCCAagtacaaactacaaatcccaggatccagtAGGAATGGAGCTGTGGCCTCCAAAATGGCATTAAAATGCGATGGCTGTGCAGAAGATATCAGTCCTCTCCCTCAAGAAGGACTGATAtcaggtctaaaacacactgcagacataatccatcttgagactgcttttactgtcctgtctcagtgctagggaattctgggaactgtggttttgtgagacataacattttctgtcagagagagctgtggtgccacaataaactacagttcccaggattccttagcactgagccagggcagttgaagcggtctcgaaccagattatttctgcaacctGGGAGAATAAGGGTGTAGTTTAAGCGCCTGTTTAAAACGCTGACATGGCAGCAAGCAACATACACCttattttcttgttgtgtgccttcaagtcatagcCGCTTTAAGGAGAACCTAttagggggttttcttggcaaaatttgttcagaggaggtttgccattgccttccaatgaggctgagaaagtgtgactttccggaggtcacctaatgggtttcatcATGGCCGAGTTGGGAGACGAATCCtaagtgctgctattccacttcaaTAGCTGTAGCagtagcaggtacatttctataccgcttatcagtgcacttaagcaatccctaagcagtttacaaagtgtaagctcgGCCAAAcggctctggctgcctcctcctgctgcattgtgggatttgcagtttgaggaAAGGcgtttggaattctcagccagggagctcttaggcctggctgaactacaaaacccacaatgcaacaggaggcagccagagcagtgcTAATGGCACAGCGGTGCTATATCCCTCTTGGCCGCAAGGGGCTCTTCTGCGCGTGCGCAGGGCTGGCTGTTTGGAAGCAAGGAAGGAGCGAGGCTGAGATGGCGGCCAAAGGAGGGAACCGGGGCAAAGCCTTGGAGCTGCTGCGGACCCTGCCCCGGGTCAGCCTCGCCAACCTGAGGCCCAACGGCGGCGCCCGGCAAACGGTGAGTTCGGGGCTGCTGCAGGCGAAACTAAAGGTCCCATAACAActgcagcccccagaatccccttgtaagttagtagcatgagctttcctaggcttgagcCAGAGTCCTCAGAGACCTTTGCTCCCAACATCTATCTTTCAGTtcctctcaaaggtgctgcaagacccctttgcagactgattttccagactaacagggctttGGGAGCTTTGAAGGCTGGAAACAGTTTTAACAGGTGTTGCTTTCCCAATGGAAGAGCCAGCTGTTTTCCCTCAGGCCTCCTTTGCATTTCAACATTCCCTCCAGGaggaatgttctccattttgactaggactaagaagcaggaatttacattGATAGTGGTGTTTTTAGCTCTTGTTTTGGTCCTCCTCCAGGTCTGGCACCCTGCTCAGGCACAGAGAACCAAAGGTCCCAAATGCAGGCCTGCATCCAGCATGTCCTGGGTATTGGTTTCACCTAGCATTTGTACTTCAAGGAGAGTCAGGGTGATGTAGTTGTCTccatgctggactaggacttgggTTCGAAtcttggtcagccatggaaacccactaggtgaccctggccAGAGGAAGGCGTTGCCAAATCCTCAGTGAACAAATCATACTAAAAAGACTCTGTGATAGTtctgccttagagtcactataagttggaagcTTGAAGACCAACAACAAAACAGGTGCCAGTGATGCAGGGCTATCTCTTCTCTCAGTTGAATTGAATTTACTATATGTAACAAGCTGATGAAAGATTGTTGCTTTTAGGAAAGGAGACGTGGACGTGGAAGGTATAGAGGTCGGAAAAGTGGCCGAGGTCATAAAGGAGAAAGGCAAAGAGGAACCCGCCCACGCTTAGGATTTGAAGGAGGGCAAACTCCCTTTTATTTAGTTATCCCCAAATATAGCTACAATGAAGGGCACAGGTAAGGTTGTTTGCAGAGTTACTAACTTGGATGAAAACTCTGTTGTTAAAATTCCTTGCTGTAGTTCTGTACCTGCTCAAGTATTCCTTCTCATTTTAATCAGACTCGTTACTTTTAAATTGGTTAGTGCAGTATCAAGCCCAGCaataaaatctgccaacaaaaatGGAGAAAGGGAATTACAGTAATGGGTAAAATAGACAGGGACATGATTTAAGAGTTAGAGAAAGGAACAGGGAAAAGGACTGAAATGGAATACAGTAGATGAAAAGCCTGGGAATGACATTGGGATCTGGGAAATATTTGTTCCATTTCTTCAGCTGATTGCTTTTGGTTGACAGAAGGCTAATAGAGTGGTCAGAGTGATTCACTTTTCCCATCTGAGTAAGTTTTCTTTTGTGTAGCCATATGTGGGCCCTCCATATTGCTAAAGTTCTGGTTCTCCCCCTCCCATGCTAAAAAACAAATGGTTGTGCCCCATATTATCCAGTGGCAGCTATATTAATGCACACACTTCAGCATGCGCATGTTCCCATTTATgccaccaccattgaataatatggggtgcgTCAATCCATGGGTATTCATATTCATGGATCCAAAGCCACCTGACAGGGAGGGCCCACTGGTTTCTCCAGTAGCAATAAAATTGTGGCTCTGCACTGCTCTCAGCATCAGCAGTTGGACACTATTATagtataaagccctacatggcctgggtccagactacttgagggaacgcctccccccatacaatccttccctcacactcaggtcctctgggaggatcCTACTACAGCCGAAGAAAACCAGTCTggtggcaacttcccagaggTCCTTTTCAGCCACCCCTCTgaaaatgtggaatgacctgctggaggagatccaccaaattacatctttagaggcctttaaaaaggcaataaataaagacggatctcttccagtgagcctTCCCAGACTAATCTTCAAAATGAGAACCTGATCTGCTCACCTACCCACTGTACCTCCCTATGACcactcctgtaaatattttttcgtgctcctaattttagctgcattctctatgcaactgggtgtaatgtgtgataccgctactgttattatatagaatgatgttttatttgtattttagcagaaagagcgagggctaggggattgggatcatgttactactgtttttaaatgttatattggactgttgttacccacctagatcctcgaaagggaaaggtgggatataaataaatattttatattattattatattgtgttgTCTGCAACCTGACTTAGTTTTGGCTGTGTGCAAAAATAAATTGATGAATTGCACAATCTTGTAGTAGAAAGTAGAGGCATTGACAGTACTGCCAAGAAGGGGATAAAATGAAGTATGTGAtgtcaaaaaggggaaaagatatAAAAGCTCTGTATCTATATAAATATTTTGTCTAAATGGACAATAGATATGCTCCGGAAAGTCTGTTTTCATACATGTGAAAAAATCCGCTCATGAgaagggtgttttgtttttcttttcagcacAAGCAGCCTTTTCTTGTCTCATTGCAAATAATTTTTGAAACAGTTCAGAATAAGTTTCTATGATGAAAAACACAAGCTACTCCACTATAGTGCAAACTTGAGCAGCGGGACAGCCTTGAGTCTTTCCAATAGAATTTGTACAGGACCTTTCTGCTGCATAGTGACTATAGTGTTCTTCACACACTTTGAATTCGTTTTGCATTCTGAAAgtctaattcttttcttttctcctttttacagTTTCAGACGTCAGTATCCACCTCTCACTCTTAGAAAGCTACAGTACTTGATAGATTTAGGTAGACTTGATCCCACAGAACCAATAGATCTAACACAGCTGACAAATGCCAGAGGTGTAACAATACAACCACTGAAAAGGCATTATGGCATCCAACTTGTGGAGGAGGTAAGTCTATAATATGATATTCGgtttagttaatttttttttaagtgcagaggtatgttttatttataatttcttcAGGGCCTTAGTTTGAAAAGTATATGAAATCAAGTAACCATGATTCCACCAGAGGGCACTGCATCCTATGGGAGAGTTTGCATATTCCTAGATGAGGGTCAGTTAGAGAAATTAACAGTATTTGCTGTAAAAGCAAGTTTGTAAAGGTAAGGGGCACTTTAAATGGCATCCTAATGGGAACCATATTCTTAACTGTGTCATGTTTTATTCACAAGTTTCTGAAAAATAACACGTAGAAGTTGAAAAGATGAATGCAATAGAGAAAGGCAACAGAAGTAAAATAGATGGTCATTTTAGGAATGTATTCACAGGAAAGAATCTAAAGATAAAGCAATTCATTCCATGTGTCAGCTGGAAGTAGCCTTGGTGGCCCCTGTGCCATGAGGAAGCTGCTTTTGATGCTCTGTGTTTGCATAAATCTGAAGTGCAACACTGTAACTATTGAATATTTTCAGCAGGGGCCCATAAAACTATGTATCTTTTGCTCTTTATATTTTGGAAGAATGGAAATTGTTTATATTCTATATACTTGAATGGCTGAGAccgataatatttatttattgaaagcatTACAGAAAACAATGTCTAAACAAGAGAAAAGGCAAGAAACCAAGTTAAAACTGCTCCCTTAGCCAAACATGTAAGTCAGAGTGTTACATTTCTCTCTGATTTATAAAATGATTATTATCTCTGATTAAAGGCTACCTAGCTGATCCATTAAAGGTTCAAGAAGCAAGACAGGAACTTGCCCAAAAACATGTTATGCATTGCCAGATACTACAAACGATGAACTATTCCAAATGCTGAGCATTTATCCGAAAGATTTTCAATCCTCACTTAGACATCTTGAACAGAAGAGACATGCCATTGGAAGGGAGTTGTGTAATATGGAGGTCACCACTGACAAGGAAAAGCCATAGTTAATACACTTATATATGTACATCTGATGAATAAATGATATTTGAGAAGGAGCTCCTACATGGAGGAATTTAGTATTCATGAAAGTGGTCCTTTAGATGATTTGTTGCCATGGCATTTAGTGCTTTAATTGATAACACTTGAGTCTTCAGGTTACATCCAGAAGCCTGCTGGCAGTCAGTATAGCTATACAACAGACTTGGAATTAAATTTTCAGACTTCTTAGATCCTGCCAGGATCCAGGTGCTGCCTATCAAAAGCAATCTCCTAAATCATTGTATTCAAGCAGTAAGAGTAATAATAGATTTAAGTTCTGTACTGCACATGACACTGTggcagtttaaatgatgcttaTATGACCTAACACGTGTGACCTGTTCATGTATACTTATAGGGTGCTGATACCtttgcagcaaaaataaatattgaaGTGCAGATGGCATCAGAATTAGCCATTGCTGCAGTTGAAAAAAATGGTGGCGTTATTACTACATCTTTCTATGATCCAATCAGTTTGGGTAAGAAATTTTATTGTTGTGCTtgagagaaaatattttctttaacacTGATTTTCATTGCAGCTTTTTCATAAATGTATGCCTTTaggtttcttaaaaaataaaaaaaaatgctgacttCATCTTTTTTGCATTTGACTTCACATTGCTGTTAATGAATGCTAGTTAAATTCTGTTTGGTGTAGCCTCAAAATAGAGATATAAAATTTCCAGATGTATAGATGCCTTTTCTCCCCAGAATTTTcagaaaaattgggaaaaaaatgTGATATTAACATTCTTTGCAGATGGAAATATGTTTTCACTCTAGGAACATAAAATGTAACACATAatttatttggcataaaattatcaagTTTGGTATATTAAAAGCATTCAGATGATAATTACAAATTCCCTgctttattttggtttggttttattaTAGATGAAGCTACGAGGCCCTGAACTGTAAAGGAACCTCTGGTTTTGGCAGGTTATTAAGAGCAAACATTCTCCATAGTTCCAAAAAGTATTCATTCTCATAAAAAgaactgaagaaagaaaacaaacaacgGGAATTGCAATGATCAGAGACTGTACATTTGTCTTACATTAAAGTTTACTTTAAATATGATGtattttttagaaataatttaggGAGAGTAACTATATGAACATCTTGTCTTAAACAATTTATACTTGGTTCtataagaaaatattccataatttttttttatttttttttcattcccccCCTCCAGTTTATTTGTGGAAAAATGGTTTCGGAGGGAaagtagaaaaatatttttccctgACTTTTTTATGCCCAGGCTttcatatatttttgtaaaaacaaaggGTTTGCAAGGATTATGGCCCAAAGTAAATTTTAAACCTTTCCCTCTGGTTTAATTATACAGTATATCACTTTCTTACATTTCAGGTATAATCACAGGTTATGGTATAATAGGGAGTGGACCTCTGTAATAGCAAAAGACAGTCATCCCTTTGTTCCGAAAGGGATTATGTTCCGGACCCCCGTCATGGATAACAGAAAATGCAgaacctcaagtcctgttgttacCTATGGTGGCCACTAGTGTGGCCTCATGCACACatctccattaaaaacaatgggctTCCCATCTGTGAAagctcagatccatggatggcaagcccacggataAGAAAAGCCCACTGTATAAGCAAATAAACGGTTTACATTCACATTACCCCATCTGTCAGAAATGCTAATACCACAATAGCTAATACTGTATCTCCTTCTTCACACAGACATTCTTTGCAAGCCAGTGCCATTTTTTCTGCGAGGCAAACCAATTCCAAAGCGAATGCTTCCTCCTGAAGATCTTGTTCGTTACTATACAGATGCTAAGAATCGTGGCTACTTGGCTGATCCATCAAAGGTTCAAGAAGCAAGACTGGAACTTGCCCAAAAATATGGTTATATATTACCAGATATTACAAAGGATGAACTATTCCAAATGCTGAGCAGGCGCAAGGATCCTAGACAGATTTTCTTTGGGCTTGCTCCAGGTTGGGTTGTAAACATGTCAGAAAAGAAAATTCTGAAGCCAACAGATGAGAACTTGTTAAAGTACTACAGTTCATGAGCATTTGAATTGAAGACAGTTTTGTGTCTTTGAATTATTACAGAGACATAATATCATTTTTTTGCTGGAAAACAAAGCTAGTTACAAtgcaaataaaatactaaaatattggTTGTGTGGAAAGTATTCTTTTAAGTGCCAAAAAGGAGTGTATTTAGTTTTTCCTTACATGTGACACAACAGGAAATATAGGTGATTTTGCAAAGTCACACAGTTCATGTAGTATATTCTTCTAAGCACTTTGCCATAGTTTCTTTTTCTTGGCTCTTTCCAGAATCCTTTTTTTGTTGCTTCTCTAAGATATTGATGAAACatgcggccgtgtggaacggccgccgccatttgtcacagactctgtccatgatagggttaggggtgtctggaagagatgcccctttttcaaagtgggacgtcctcaggatgtccctaatggcggtctgtaacccgcctaagttacTGAAGTATATGTGTATCTGGGCATCACTACtttgaaaatttggtaccagaggcagaaataacatggaaagaataggaatgaGTTCCCACATCACAAAAAACCTAAGCTTTATTCAGCTCATAAGGCCAGAGTGTGGTCTGAATCTGATTTACCCATGCCTCCTCTTTGTGTGAGCTtaatgtagtgctttgagcattggactatgacttgagatcagggtttaattccctgctcagccattgaaacccactggatgaccttttgcaagtcatgcactctcacctccagaaaactctgtaataggttcactttagggttgccataagttggaaatgacttgaaagcacatgacaacaaccTGTCTTTGAAACATATAAATGGCCATATTGTTATTTGTAAAGCATCTTGGAAAAGAAAATTAGTGCTTAGCTGAGCTTTTCAGAACTGTAAAGCTCTGGCAATGTGAGTATTCATAAGATCTAGTTGCCTTTGTCTTCAGCAGGGGTCCTTGTTAATCTTTGGCTGTAGCTTTTTGATGCTTTGAAGTGCTTGCTTAGCTTCTGTGAGACCCTGACAGCTGGAGCATGAAAAGTGTGTGTGGTGAGaattagcaattaaaaaaaaggagtaGCACAGAGCAGAGAGTTGTCTCTGCTCAGCCTATAACGATAACGTATATAATAGTATACTGAATGCATTTCTGGTTGGTTACGTGTATATATTTGGTATCAAAAAACCCTGACCACATGTATTTTATGGAATGTACGCTTCCTCTCACCTTGGCCTTACTTGGCAGTGTGACCATCAGTCCAAAAAAGGTGTCCCCTGCTCTTGATTCAAGACCACGTTATCAAGGTGAATTACAGTAAGCATCTCTGCATGCTATGAGACATTTGCTGAACCTGATGGTATTGCCTTCCATTTCATGAAAATATACTCCTGTGCTTTTTGTTGTAATACACTCACAGCTGGCATTCATAGGGCTGCTGAATGGTCAAGGTCCAAATCCTTTTGCTGTCTGAGGTGGGGCAACAAATTATCTCCCCCTCAAGTCAGAACCCATATAGTGTACAAATTTTGACCACAGAAGAATCTTACAATGCCTAGCAGTCAAAATATGACAATAAGAAATAACAGCCTGCTGCCTTTTCATGGAATCTCAAATACACTGCCTGAGGCTGGCTTACTCTGCTTTAAGAGATAGGTGCCATTTTTCATTTGAGATTATAAAATGTGCACTTCGGCCTTTAATTTGGCTGATGGCAGGGGAGGGGGGATGTGAGTGCTGCAGCAGGTTGTTTCAATGCAAATTTTCAGTTCAACAGGGGGATCTCAGTGTGCCATGGGTATCACTTCTGGATAACCCATAGAGAAATATACCCCTCTTCTATAGGAGAAAAACACATTGGTTTTGCTGTGCTAAATTCTTTTTCCACACTGGATGAAATGGATTGATGATGCTTGCTTTTGAAGGAGTCCCTCCATTTTTCAAGGTCTCAAGTTTGaacaactgaggctgcatccgcaatgcagaaataatctaatttaacaccacttaaactgccatggcttgatgctagaAGGGAGGGTTGAAGCAttgtccagagagagagagcaaaatgggacagatggagatgatgatgatgatgatgatgatgatgatgatgatgatgatgatgatttctatgAACCCTCTACCCCATACTCCATGCCTGGTGGCACAGCAATCTGCACCTGATGTAATAATCCAGTCCTCACCAGCCTGTGCTCCTTGTGGCCAGCAAAGGCAGGTCCTCCCTGCAGGGCCTTCTGCCATGCAGTTCCAAATCTGCATAAATATTAAAGTGTTTCAGTTGCTTCTTCATCATCTGCTCATAATCAAAATGAGCAGTTTCTAATGTGGCAGTTATACATGTTGAGAACAGAGTGCTCAATGGACAGTGGTGTTAAGTAGGTTGAGGCCATGTAATATTAAGTTCTTAAGTCTGGATCTAGAAATTTCCCCTTGTTCCCAAAGTACTTGAAATATGTGGCACTTCAGTTACAAACACAGACAACTGAGAGTAGATATGGCATTCAAAGTTAAAACATCTAAGCCACTGGTTGCTCAAGCTTCCTGAAATGTGCTCAGGTCTGTGGCTGTTTTCTCCATGTATCATAGATAGCATCATCTACAACTGCATTCAATCACACAAATAAGATTGAAGAACAATCAGTGTTTATTTGTTCAGTATCTTAGGTCCTGCCAGTTGCTTGTGTTCCTAAAAAGTACCTGCTTTTTGAGACACATGCAGGTGATACACTGTTGTTTTATACATACACACTTTGCTAAGTCTATATCAAATTATAACTGATTAACTGCATTCTTCTGAGATCCAGAACAAATTTCTTAGATATGGTATATGCTTGTTTTTAAGATTATATACATCTATATCTTTCTGCAGACAAATATGCAACACATTTTACATCAACTGATTGATGAGTCGGTGCAATCTTATGAAACAAAGGCACTAACCGACCTGTCAAGGGCATGATCTCTAATTTTGTTACTTCCAGGCCAACTGAGTGTATTTCTTTAGGCAGTTGcatttgctaaaaataaaaactcCCCCCTTTTAATCCATTGCATAACATAAAcagaattttcattttttcccagaGTATCCTGTCCTGTATCCTGATGATTATTGGATTAACAAATGATACCTGCTGTTGTTACAGTACTGCTGTTTTCTTTGAGGAGAATGGGAGGACGGGGAAACATTTATTGCTTTCCCTTATTTGTGATTCAGTGTTTCTAGTTttgtttttgaggttttttttttatgaatcAATTCACAATTGTATTCTGGAAATGGAGACATTCAACAGGAAAGCTGTTTCACTGGTAGCTGGAGAGGAAGTTAGTCATCTTAGTGAAGAGTAGATGACAAAAATGTTATAATATTACCACAGAATGCAAGACTTCTTAAAACATCCAATTAATTCTTTTCAATAGGAATTAGACACAATGTTGTTAAAGATGCAGTCCATAGAATCCAGAAACACAAAATAGCACAACTAGATAAGTGTGTTCTgaatcagcctcaggtgaaagagaaactgagacagACTGATAAAAGGGAAAGAATGAAAACAGGAAACAGATGTCGAGTGACTGCACTGATTGGAGAGGACTTGCTTCTCAAGCACCATCTTAGTCACAAGCAGCTGTATCCTGACACCAGTACTGTAATGAGCCAAAACAGCCACGTTCCACAAAATCCGgtcattttattttagaaaggtAACCTTGTGATCAACTCACAGTGGAGGAGATAGTGATAGCTATACAcagtttgcaaaattaaaattataatgcTATCTCAACTCATGCCTCACACCTGCCTTCCCTCCCCATTTCCTAGTGTCTTGGGATAGGAGGTGCTTTATATACTAGTTAATTCTGACAAGGCTGTAAAGGATTTCCTACTCACAGTGTTATTTCAATAAATTACCAACACCCCAGGCAGCATAACAAAGAATTATCAAAGGCATTATCAACATGGCATTTCCTAAACCCCTCAAATTGCTCTCActaaaatagaatttatttactaatttaatttatatcctgcccttctctcaATATAGTATCCAAGGCAGCTCGCATCTCCAGGATTAGTGTGGCTTTGGCCTTCTTGCTTATTCAGAAATCTAGCAATGCCATAGCAGGAAAATGATTTGCTAACTTGCCACAggagaaatgacttcaaggctgcAAGTACAGGCTGGTATCCCTTATCCAacatgcttaggaccagaagtatttgggattttggaatacctgtatttgcatacaaAATAATGAAATAGTTTGAAGATGGGACCATGCCTAAacacatttatgtttcatgtacccCTTATATACATAACCTGAAGGTTATTTTAtacactgtttttaattttgtctATGAAAccaggtttgtgtacactgaaccatcaaaaagcaaaggtgttactatttcattccaaaaataatttggaatatttcagattttggaatttcagataagggggactcaacctATACATATTGGAACAATACTTGCACCAGAATAAAAATTTTCTCAGGGAAAGGGGGGAAGGGTATTCTTAAGTCAAAAGATTCAGAAAGAAGAGTTCTGCACAAATGTAATGGACATATGTTCTCTGTCTTGAAGAATGATTTATGTCATTTGTTACATCTGCAATACTACATTGACAGatcattatatattttttcatctaAAGCTGTGAAAAGGGTAGTGAGCCAAGTTACTAGAATTTCAGACTCTTAGGAACAGATGCTGTATGGCAGGGTTAGGAAATGCATAACCTTCCAGATGCCCTCCCTGCACCATTTTAATAattatagggcccaaacagacaggccaaaataaaactgcttcgggtcacattggaggtatgctgtttaaatgataaacacatcttaagaggccagaagctgtgccaaagctgtgctccagtctttaggatgagagtgtggctttggcgctgcTTCttgcctcttaggacgcatgcatcagttaaacagcatacctccaaagtgacctgaagcagctttattttgacctgtctgtttgggcccatagttttcTTTCCCACCCTCTTttgttgtacagtcagccctccatatccatggatgaaagaatccattgaaaatattttttaaaaaatataaatttcataaagctaactttgattttgccattttatataagagacaccattttactttgtca
Encoded proteins:
- the MRPL15 gene encoding 39S ribosomal protein L15, mitochondrial, encoding MAAKGGNRGKALELLRTLPRVSLANLRPNGGARQTERRRGRGRYRGRKSGRGHKGERQRGTRPRLGFEGGQTPFYLVIPKYSYNEGHSFRRQYPPLTLRKLQYLIDLGRLDPTEPIDLTQLTNARGVTIQPLKRHYGIQLVEEGADTFAAKINIEVQMASELAIAAVEKNGGVITTSFYDPISLDILCKPVPFFLRGKPIPKRMLPPEDLVRYYTDAKNRGYLADPSKVQEARLELAQKYGYILPDITKDELFQMLSRRKDPRQIFFGLAPGWVVNMSEKKILKPTDENLLKYYSS